One window from the genome of Streptomyces sp. NBC_00287 encodes:
- a CDS encoding PPOX class F420-dependent oxidoreductase, giving the protein MDDTPLERLATGQYLLITSYRKNGTPVPTPVWVVRDGDALGAWTVADSWKVKRIRARSDVLVGPCDLRGRPTGDQIPATAEITDRETVARYRKLLARKYGIVGRLTLLGSRIRRGADGTVGIRVTLTP; this is encoded by the coding sequence ATGGACGACACGCCGCTGGAGCGGCTCGCCACCGGCCAGTACCTGCTGATCACCAGCTACCGCAAGAACGGCACGCCGGTCCCCACCCCGGTGTGGGTGGTGCGCGACGGCGACGCCCTCGGCGCGTGGACCGTCGCCGACTCCTGGAAGGTCAAGCGGATCCGGGCCCGCTCCGATGTCCTCGTCGGGCCCTGCGACCTGCGCGGCAGGCCCACCGGCGACCAGATCCCGGCGACCGCGGAGATCACCGACCGGGAGACCGTGGCCCGCTATCGCAAGCTCCTCGCCCGCAAGTACGGCATCGTCGGCCGCCTCACCCTGCTCGGCAGCCGGATCCGCAGGGGCGCGGACGGCACGGTCGGCATCCGCGTGACGCTCACGCCGTAG
- a CDS encoding carbohydrate ABC transporter permease — MTAVTATPTKVTKVRPARRRGLSPGRIVAWTAMAAITLITLLPFYWILRTALSSNTALAAHPGDLLPVDLTTGGFERALGLQSTEEAIAQGGAGGGLKFWRYLINSVIVSTLITVCQIFFSAMAAYAFARLRWRGRDKVFALFLAGLMVPTIFTLLPNFVLIKELGLVDNLLGVALPTMFMTPFAVFFLRQFFMNVPREVEEAALLDGAGKIRIFFRVMLPMASTPILTLGVLTYITAWNDYFWPLMVSYSDSSRVLTVALAMFRAQTPQTGYDWSGLMAATLIAALPMLLLFGFFARRIVSTISFTGIK; from the coding sequence ATGACTGCCGTGACGGCTACACCGACAAAGGTGACGAAGGTACGGCCCGCCCGGCGCCGCGGGCTCTCCCCCGGCCGGATAGTGGCCTGGACGGCGATGGCCGCGATCACGCTGATCACCCTGCTGCCGTTCTACTGGATCCTGCGCACCGCGCTCTCCTCCAACACCGCCCTTGCAGCCCACCCCGGCGATCTCCTCCCCGTCGACCTGACGACCGGCGGCTTCGAACGGGCCCTGGGTCTTCAGTCCACCGAAGAGGCCATCGCCCAGGGCGGCGCCGGCGGCGGGCTGAAGTTCTGGCGCTATCTGATCAATTCGGTCATCGTGTCCACCCTGATCACCGTCTGCCAGATCTTCTTCTCCGCGATGGCCGCCTACGCCTTCGCACGGCTGCGCTGGCGCGGCCGGGACAAGGTGTTCGCCCTGTTCCTCGCCGGGCTGATGGTGCCGACCATCTTCACACTGCTGCCGAACTTCGTACTCATCAAGGAACTCGGCCTGGTCGACAACCTGTTGGGCGTCGCCCTGCCGACGATGTTCATGACCCCGTTCGCGGTGTTCTTCCTGCGCCAGTTCTTCATGAACGTGCCCCGCGAGGTCGAGGAGGCGGCCCTGCTCGACGGGGCCGGGAAGATCCGGATCTTCTTCCGGGTCATGCTGCCGATGGCGTCCACGCCGATCCTCACGCTGGGCGTGCTGACGTACATCACCGCCTGGAACGACTACTTCTGGCCGCTGATGGTGTCCTACAGCGACAGCTCGCGCGTGCTCACCGTGGCGCTGGCGATGTTCCGGGCGCAGACCCCGCAGACCGGCTACGACTGGTCCGGCCTGATGGCGGCCACGCTCATCGCCGCGCTCCCCATGCTGCTGCTCTTCGGGTTCTTCGCGCGCCGCATCGTCAGCACCATCAGCTTCACGGGCATCAAGTAA
- a CDS encoding ABC transporter substrate-binding protein has translation MRIRTVVALTGALALSLVSGCAQGGAAGSGANTVTYWLWDANQLPAYQACAKGFEKQNPGLKVKITQMGWADYWTKLTASFIAGTEPDVFTDHIQKFGQFADLKVLEPLDDLGIDDSAYQEGLAANWTGQDGHRYGAPKDWDTVALFYNQKMAKEAGLTAEQLNTLAWNPEDGGTFEKAIAHLTVDNKGKRGDEPGFDKNNVKVYGLATGGAGDSDGQTTWSPFAASAGWHYTDKARWGSEYQYGSKTFQSVIDWYFGLAKKGYLAPFTDYTDGANPANAQLASGKAATSFDGAWMISTYFGTKGLDVGTAVTPTGPTGKRATMMNGLADSITKNADNKAGAKKWVQYLGSNECQKTVGGYGIVFPATPDGTQAAVAAYEKKGIDVSAFTEPVTDQQDSTTFSFPITDYAADVYALMRPAMQDVYANDAPVSGLTKTNDQINFILGQ, from the coding sequence ATGCGAATTCGTACCGTCGTGGCGCTGACCGGAGCGCTCGCGTTGTCCCTGGTGTCCGGATGCGCGCAGGGCGGCGCGGCCGGATCGGGGGCGAACACGGTGACGTACTGGCTGTGGGACGCCAACCAACTGCCCGCGTACCAGGCCTGCGCCAAGGGCTTCGAGAAACAGAACCCGGGCCTGAAGGTGAAGATCACCCAGATGGGCTGGGCCGACTACTGGACCAAGCTCACCGCGAGCTTCATCGCGGGCACCGAACCCGACGTCTTCACCGACCACATCCAGAAGTTCGGCCAGTTCGCCGACCTCAAGGTCCTCGAACCGCTGGACGACCTCGGCATCGACGACTCCGCCTACCAGGAGGGCCTGGCCGCCAACTGGACCGGCCAGGACGGCCATCGCTACGGCGCCCCCAAGGACTGGGACACCGTCGCCCTCTTCTACAACCAGAAGATGGCCAAGGAGGCCGGCCTCACCGCCGAGCAGCTCAACACCCTGGCCTGGAACCCCGAGGACGGCGGCACCTTCGAGAAGGCCATCGCCCACCTCACCGTCGACAACAAGGGCAAACGCGGCGACGAACCGGGCTTCGACAAGAACAACGTCAAGGTGTACGGCCTCGCCACCGGCGGCGCCGGCGACAGCGACGGACAGACCACCTGGAGCCCGTTCGCCGCCTCGGCCGGCTGGCACTACACCGACAAGGCCCGCTGGGGCAGCGAGTACCAGTACGGCAGCAAGACCTTCCAGTCGGTGATCGACTGGTACTTCGGCCTGGCGAAGAAGGGCTATCTCGCGCCCTTCACCGACTACACCGACGGCGCCAACCCGGCCAACGCCCAGCTCGCCTCGGGCAAGGCGGCGACCTCCTTCGACGGCGCGTGGATGATCTCCACATACTTCGGCACCAAGGGCCTCGACGTCGGCACCGCCGTCACCCCCACCGGACCGACCGGCAAGCGGGCCACGATGATGAACGGCCTCGCCGACTCCATCACCAAGAACGCCGACAACAAGGCGGGCGCGAAGAAGTGGGTCCAGTACCTGGGCTCGAACGAGTGCCAGAAGACCGTCGGCGGCTACGGCATCGTCTTCCCGGCGACACCTGACGGCACCCAGGCCGCCGTGGCCGCGTACGAAAAGAAGGGCATCGATGTGTCCGCGTTCACCGAACCGGTCACCGACCAGCAGGACTCCACCACCTTCTCCTTCCCCATCACCGACTACGCGGCCGACGTGTACGCCCTGATGCGCCCCGCGATGCAGGACGTCTACGCCAACGACGCCCCAGTGAGCGGACTGACCAAGACCAACGACCAGATCAACTTCATCCTCGGCCAGTGA
- a CDS encoding LysR family transcriptional regulator → MDFTDVSLTALRVLRAVAEQGTFTAAAATLGYTQSAVSRQIAAIERAAGAELLERRREGVRLTAAGRIVLRRARVVLDEIDATARELSGLPGQAGTVRLGWFPSAGSFLLPRALTALRDTHPGLHVVSREGTTPALVRALRAGSLDLALLASAPPFRAPDTESPPLVLETLTERALRLALPATHPLARGDYIDVADLRGQRWIAGSRSGEDGLMGVWPGLDERPEIAHTARDWLAKLHLVAAGCGLTTVPAAFATAAPPGVRVLPVRGGPREQRRLLLARLPGPPAEPVTQVAAALRAAAIDG, encoded by the coding sequence ATGGACTTCACGGATGTCTCGCTGACCGCGCTGCGCGTCCTGCGCGCCGTCGCCGAACAGGGCACCTTCACTGCGGCCGCCGCGACGCTGGGCTACACCCAGTCGGCGGTGTCCCGGCAGATCGCCGCGATCGAACGGGCCGCGGGCGCCGAGCTGTTGGAGCGGCGGCGCGAGGGAGTACGGCTCACCGCGGCCGGACGCATCGTCCTGCGCCGCGCGAGGGTCGTGCTCGACGAGATCGACGCCACGGCACGGGAGCTGTCCGGCCTGCCGGGGCAGGCGGGAACGGTCCGCCTGGGCTGGTTCCCCAGCGCCGGGTCCTTCCTGCTGCCCCGAGCCCTGACCGCGCTGCGCGACACACACCCCGGTCTGCACGTCGTCAGCCGCGAGGGCACGACCCCGGCGCTGGTACGCGCCCTGCGGGCCGGCAGCCTCGACCTGGCGCTGCTCGCGTCGGCGCCGCCCTTCCGTGCCCCGGACACCGAGTCGCCCCCGCTGGTCCTGGAGACGCTCACCGAGCGGGCGCTCCGCCTGGCGCTGCCCGCGACCCACCCGCTGGCCCGCGGCGACTACATCGACGTCGCCGATCTGCGCGGGCAGCGCTGGATCGCGGGCTCCCGCTCGGGAGAGGACGGGCTGATGGGCGTATGGCCGGGCCTGGACGAGCGGCCCGAGATCGCCCACACCGCCCGTGACTGGCTCGCCAAGCTCCATCTCGTCGCCGCGGGCTGCGGGCTGACCACCGTGCCCGCCGCCTTCGCCACCGCCGCGCCGCCCGGCGTCCGGGTCCTGCCCGTCCGGGGCGGGCCCCGGGAACAGCGGCGCCTGCTGCTGGCCCGGCTGCCCGGCCCGCCGGCCGAACCGGTGACCCAGGTGGCGGCAGCGCTGCGGGCCGCGGCGATCGACGGCTGA
- a CDS encoding SDR family NAD(P)-dependent oxidoreductase — protein sequence MTTSRIALVTGANQGLGRAFVEGLAARMDPDDLVLLTGRDHRRVTDAARAVAVLPGTRARVEGRVLDVTDTDAIARLAEDLHGGVDIVLSNAIARVLPEDSQAARADEFIDVSNTATHAILRSFGPVLRPGGRLLVVASSLGTLGHLDPRLHPLFDGVSLDQVERAVESWRSAVHAGIAREAGWPLWLNVPSKVAQVAAVRAMAAERRERDLATGTLIAAVCPGMVDTATSRPWFSDYRHAQSPADAAAAVLDVILAEHVDPRLYGELFRFGKVVPWYDGTPPVEQERLLTP from the coding sequence ATGACCACTTCACGCATCGCCCTTGTCACGGGCGCCAATCAAGGTCTCGGCCGTGCCTTCGTCGAGGGACTGGCGGCCCGGATGGACCCGGACGACCTGGTCCTGCTCACGGGGCGCGACCACCGGCGCGTGACGGACGCCGCCCGCGCGGTCGCCGTACTGCCCGGCACGCGCGCGCGTGTCGAGGGCCGGGTCCTGGACGTCACCGACACCGACGCCATCGCCCGTCTCGCCGAGGACCTGCACGGTGGGGTCGACATCGTCCTGTCCAACGCCATAGCCCGGGTACTGCCCGAGGATTCCCAGGCCGCGCGCGCCGACGAGTTCATCGATGTCTCCAACACCGCCACCCACGCGATCCTGCGTTCCTTCGGCCCGGTCCTGCGCCCGGGCGGGCGCCTCCTCGTGGTGGCCAGCAGCCTGGGCACGCTCGGCCATCTCGACCCACGGCTGCACCCTCTGTTCGACGGGGTGAGCCTCGATCAGGTCGAGCGGGCCGTCGAGTCCTGGCGGAGCGCCGTGCACGCCGGGATCGCGCGGGAGGCGGGCTGGCCGCTGTGGCTGAACGTGCCCTCCAAGGTGGCCCAGGTCGCCGCCGTCCGCGCGATGGCCGCCGAGCGCCGCGAGCGCGACCTCGCCACCGGCACCCTCATCGCGGCCGTGTGCCCCGGCATGGTGGACACCGCCACCTCGCGCCCCTGGTTCAGCGACTACCGCCACGCCCAGTCACCGGCCGACGCCGCCGCGGCCGTACTCGACGTGATCCTCGCCGAGCACGTCGACCCGCGCCTGTACGGCGAGCTGTTCCGCTTCGGCAAGGTCGTGCCCTGGTACGACGGCACACCCCCGGTGGAGCAGGAGCGGCTGCTCACGCCCTAG
- a CDS encoding SAM-dependent methyltransferase: MNSPAADDRAASLRTRINTLQPHTARIWNYWLGGGDYYEVDRVAGDRIRELHPAIGDYARADRLFLGRAVRHLVVEAGIRQFLDIGTGLPTADNTHEVAQRLAPDARIVYVDNDPLVLVHARALLTSSPEGRTDHLDEDLRNPEAILERAAATLDFSRPVGLLLLSVLIFLRDDEDPYGIVRRLLDALPPGSHLVLSHTVSSPSMPDVDRAVRFWNETGTPRLTQRSPEAVARFFDGLELLEPGVVSCSRWRPEGVEPAEVALYGGVARKR; encoded by the coding sequence GTGAACTCGCCGGCCGCCGACGACCGCGCCGCGTCGCTGCGTACTCGCATCAACACCCTCCAGCCGCACACGGCCCGGATCTGGAACTACTGGCTGGGCGGCGGGGACTACTACGAGGTGGACCGCGTCGCCGGTGACCGGATCCGGGAACTGCATCCGGCCATCGGCGACTACGCCCGTGCCGACCGGCTCTTCCTGGGCCGCGCGGTGAGGCACCTCGTCGTGGAGGCCGGAATCCGCCAGTTCCTCGACATCGGGACCGGGCTGCCCACCGCGGACAACACCCACGAGGTCGCCCAGCGTCTCGCCCCGGACGCCCGGATCGTCTACGTCGACAACGACCCGCTGGTGCTGGTCCACGCCCGGGCCCTGCTCACCAGCTCCCCCGAGGGCCGTACCGACCATCTCGACGAGGACCTGCGCAACCCGGAGGCGATCCTCGAACGCGCCGCCGCCACCTTGGACTTCAGCCGCCCGGTCGGCCTGCTGCTGCTCTCGGTGCTCATCTTCCTGCGCGACGACGAGGATCCGTACGGGATCGTGCGGCGGTTGCTGGACGCGCTGCCGCCGGGCAGCCATCTCGTGCTGTCGCACACGGTGAGCAGCCCGTCGATGCCGGACGTGGACCGGGCCGTGCGGTTCTGGAACGAGACCGGCACTCCCCGGCTGACCCAGCGCTCCCCCGAAGCCGTCGCCCGCTTCTTCGACGGGCTCGAACTCCTGGAACCGGGTGTGGTGTCGTGCTCGCGGTGGCGCCCGGAGGGCGTCGAACCGGCGGAGGTGGCGCTGTACGGCGGGGTCGCCCGCAAGCGGTGA
- a CDS encoding Zn-ribbon domain-containing OB-fold protein — translation MYHHSGSVARPTAGSAVGVLDTTSAAPDSDAMHFQRCTWCGTAMYHRLLCPVCQGSDLRTERSEGTGTVRHSTVVHRNTPAARNVSLVEMAEGFVVRGRVMGPPIGIHSGDRVRLSQAKDPVRGEPVFQLVDEPYRAWT, via the coding sequence GTGTACCACCACTCAGGCAGCGTTGCTCGTCCGACCGCCGGCTCCGCGGTCGGCGTGCTCGACACCACCAGCGCGGCCCCGGACTCGGACGCCATGCACTTCCAGCGCTGCACCTGGTGCGGCACCGCGATGTACCACCGGCTGCTGTGTCCGGTCTGCCAGGGCAGCGACCTGCGCACGGAGCGCAGCGAGGGCACCGGGACGGTGCGGCACTCCACAGTGGTGCACCGCAACACCCCGGCCGCGCGCAATGTGTCGCTCGTCGAGATGGCCGAGGGCTTCGTGGTGCGCGGCCGGGTCATGGGCCCGCCGATCGGCATCCACAGCGGGGACCGGGTCCGGCTCTCGCAGGCCAAGGACCCGGTCCGCGGCGAGCCCGTCTTCCAACTGGTCGACGAGCCCTACCGCGCCTGGACCTGA
- a CDS encoding carbohydrate ABC transporter permease — protein MTIASSSPPSRLPLGGAEGARTRPKTDRAAKAREAGGDGRLAAVFLAPALLGFVVFLLWPTLRGIYLSFTRFNLLTPAEWVGLDNYVRMVNDPIFWDSLWVTVEYVVINIGVQTVAALAIAVLLQRLTQSAVLRGIVLTPYLMSNVVAGIVWLWMLDTQLGIGNEIIAAVGADRIPFLADETWAIPTIALINVWRHVGYTALLLFAGLQAIPNDMYEAAKVDGASEWRMFWRITMPLLRPVLAVVLIMTVIGSFQVFDTVAVTTAGGPANATNVLQYYIYGAAFGRFQFGYASAMSVALLVVLSAITFLQYRLTRAGQTDLG, from the coding sequence ATGACCATCGCCTCCAGCAGCCCACCGTCGCGCCTGCCTTTGGGCGGCGCCGAGGGGGCACGGACCAGGCCGAAAACCGACCGGGCGGCGAAAGCCCGGGAAGCGGGGGGTGACGGGCGGCTTGCGGCCGTCTTCCTCGCACCCGCCCTGCTGGGCTTCGTGGTCTTTCTGCTCTGGCCGACGCTGCGAGGCATCTATCTGAGCTTCACCCGCTTCAACCTGCTCACGCCCGCCGAGTGGGTGGGCCTGGACAACTACGTCCGGATGGTCAACGACCCCATCTTCTGGGACTCGTTGTGGGTCACCGTCGAGTACGTCGTCATCAACATCGGCGTCCAGACGGTGGCGGCGCTCGCCATCGCCGTCCTGCTCCAGCGGCTGACGCAGTCGGCGGTGCTGCGCGGCATCGTGCTGACGCCCTATCTGATGTCCAACGTCGTCGCGGGCATCGTCTGGCTGTGGATGCTCGACACCCAGCTCGGCATCGGCAACGAGATCATCGCCGCGGTCGGCGCCGACCGGATCCCCTTCCTCGCCGACGAGACCTGGGCGATCCCGACGATCGCTCTGATCAATGTGTGGCGCCATGTCGGCTACACCGCGCTGCTGTTGTTCGCCGGGCTCCAGGCGATCCCGAACGACATGTACGAAGCGGCCAAGGTGGACGGCGCGAGCGAGTGGCGGATGTTCTGGCGGATCACCATGCCACTGCTCAGGCCGGTCCTCGCGGTCGTCTTGATCATGACGGTGATCGGTTCCTTCCAGGTGTTCGACACGGTCGCAGTGACGACCGCGGGCGGACCCGCCAACGCCACCAACGTGCTCCAGTACTACATCTACGGCGCCGCCTTCGGCCGTTTCCAGTTCGGCTACGCGTCCGCGATGTCGGTCGCCCTGCTCGTCGTGCTGAGCGCGATCACATTCCTCCAGTACCGGCTCACCAGGGCCGGCCAGACCGACCTCGGCTGA
- a CDS encoding ROK family transcriptional regulator — MTAAVADWLPLSAGERSVAIEVLVGGPLSRTELARRLNLSPGSLTRLTKPLIESGLLVEVPEAGAPAEVRQGRPSQPLDVVAESRSFVGYKITGDMVYGVVTTLRSDIVARLDRPLTTHDPAEVADLLAEMTAELAQDFPRLAGIGIGVGGLVQGRTTVAESPFLNWRDVPLAALVEERAGLPVVVENDVAALTEAETWFGSGRGLDRFVVLTIGAGLGYSLVLGGRRVPCDEEDRGFGRHWIIDPHGPLTPDGARGSAVSMLTIPNIRYQVQAGTGRNWTYEEILRLAAAGDPLPARVVDEAARALGILVAQIANFAMPQRILLAGEGVGLMDVAGDKVTQTICDHRHPLAAPVDLETRMSDFHDWARGAAVLAIQVLVLGAAEA; from the coding sequence ATGACCGCAGCCGTCGCCGACTGGCTTCCGCTGAGCGCTGGGGAGCGCTCGGTGGCGATCGAGGTGCTCGTCGGCGGACCGCTGTCGCGCACCGAGCTCGCCCGGCGCCTGAACCTCTCACCCGGCAGCCTCACCCGGCTGACCAAGCCGCTGATCGAGTCCGGACTGCTGGTCGAGGTCCCCGAGGCGGGCGCCCCCGCCGAGGTCCGCCAGGGCCGCCCCTCCCAGCCCCTCGACGTCGTCGCCGAGTCCCGCTCCTTCGTCGGCTACAAGATCACCGGGGATATGGTCTACGGCGTCGTCACCACCCTCCGGAGCGACATCGTCGCCCGCCTCGACCGCCCGCTCACCACGCACGACCCCGCCGAAGTCGCCGACCTGCTGGCGGAGATGACCGCCGAGCTCGCCCAGGACTTCCCCCGGCTCGCCGGAATCGGCATCGGCGTCGGCGGCCTCGTCCAGGGCCGGACGACGGTCGCCGAGTCCCCGTTCCTGAACTGGCGCGACGTCCCGCTGGCCGCGCTCGTCGAGGAGCGCGCCGGGCTGCCCGTCGTGGTCGAGAACGACGTCGCCGCCCTCACCGAGGCCGAGACCTGGTTCGGCTCGGGGCGCGGTCTCGACCGGTTCGTCGTGCTCACCATCGGCGCGGGGCTCGGCTACTCACTGGTCCTCGGCGGACGGCGGGTGCCCTGCGACGAGGAGGACCGTGGCTTCGGACGGCACTGGATCATCGATCCGCACGGCCCGCTCACCCCGGACGGCGCCCGCGGCAGCGCTGTGTCGATGCTCACCATCCCCAACATCCGCTACCAGGTGCAGGCAGGTACCGGCCGCAACTGGACGTACGAGGAGATCCTCAGGCTCGCCGCCGCAGGCGACCCGCTGCCCGCCCGGGTCGTCGACGAGGCGGCCCGCGCCCTCGGCATCCTGGTCGCGCAGATCGCCAACTTCGCCATGCCGCAGCGGATCCTGCTGGCCGGCGAAGGGGTCGGCCTGATGGACGTCGCCGGGGACAAAGTGACGCAGACCATCTGTGACCACCGCCACCCGCTCGCCGCCCCCGTCGACCTGGAGACCCGGATGTCCGACTTCCACGACTGGGCGCGCGGCGCCGCCGTCCTCGCCATCCAAGTGCTGGTCCTGGGCGCGGCCGAAGCCTGA
- a CDS encoding S1 family peptidase — translation MRHARRRIVRRVTRLAAVGGLLLGSAMVTRAVASEPPAAQDATVRSAVDTGSDLVAQLGTSRTAGSWLDADGRPVVAVTDEKAADQVRRAGGRPKMVSHSMNELKSATSTLGSAPRVPGTAWAMDYRSNQVVVRGDSTVSSDDWSELTQVAGGIGTFVRMERTEGTFTTRLNGALPLLSTAGRCSAGFNVTDGQRDFILTAGHCGPNGSVWFTDSRGREQVGRTVRTSFPGGDFSLVQYASGDAGNGADVVAIGDGQGVRITGAGEPSVGQRVFRSGSTSGLRDGTVTALNATVNYPEGTVTGLIETNVCAEPGDSGGPMFSEGVALGLTSGGSGDCASGGTTFFQPVTKAMAEVGVQLITAAPQGAGAGQQSAAPSPQPSASGTQSAIAPGAASPGSSAPVGGGVEGSQLLARLADPRNVGPGLLIIAGSLVALVATRFIRAEQDRKAYQRYYSATWG, via the coding sequence ATGAGGCACGCACGACGACGGATCGTCCGGCGAGTGACACGGCTGGCGGCCGTCGGCGGACTGCTGCTGGGCTCGGCGATGGTGACACGCGCCGTCGCCAGCGAGCCGCCCGCCGCGCAGGACGCGACCGTCCGGTCGGCCGTGGACACGGGCTCCGACCTCGTCGCACAACTCGGCACCTCCCGTACGGCGGGCAGCTGGCTCGACGCCGACGGACGGCCCGTCGTCGCCGTGACCGACGAGAAGGCCGCCGACCAGGTACGCCGGGCGGGCGGCCGGCCGAAGATGGTGTCCCACAGCATGAACGAGCTGAAGTCGGCGACCTCGACACTCGGTTCGGCGCCCCGGGTGCCCGGCACGGCCTGGGCGATGGACTACCGGTCCAACCAAGTGGTGGTACGGGGAGACAGCACCGTTTCGTCGGACGACTGGTCGGAGCTGACGCAAGTCGCGGGCGGTATCGGCACCTTCGTCCGTATGGAGCGCACCGAGGGCACCTTCACCACCCGGCTGAACGGCGCGCTGCCCCTGCTGTCGACCGCCGGGCGCTGCTCGGCCGGCTTCAATGTGACCGACGGGCAGCGGGACTTCATCCTCACGGCCGGGCACTGCGGGCCCAACGGCTCGGTCTGGTTCACCGACAGCCGCGGCCGGGAACAGGTCGGCCGCACGGTCCGGACGAGCTTCCCCGGCGGCGACTTCTCGCTGGTGCAGTACGCGAGCGGGGACGCGGGCAACGGCGCCGACGTGGTGGCCATCGGCGACGGACAGGGCGTGCGGATCACCGGGGCGGGCGAACCGTCCGTCGGGCAGCGGGTGTTCCGCAGCGGCAGCACCAGCGGGCTGCGGGACGGCACGGTGACCGCGCTGAACGCAACGGTGAACTATCCCGAGGGCACGGTGACCGGGCTGATCGAGACGAATGTGTGCGCGGAACCCGGGGACAGCGGCGGGCCGATGTTCTCCGAGGGCGTCGCGCTCGGTCTGACCTCGGGCGGCAGCGGGGACTGCGCTTCGGGCGGCACGACATTCTTCCAGCCGGTGACCAAGGCGATGGCCGAGGTGGGCGTCCAGCTGATCACCGCGGCTCCGCAGGGCGCGGGCGCGGGGCAGCAGAGTGCGGCGCCCTCGCCTCAGCCGTCGGCGTCGGGCACGCAGAGCGCGATCGCGCCGGGGGCGGCCTCGCCGGGGTCGTCGGCGCCGGTCGGCGGTGGGGTCGAGGGGTCTCAGCTGCTGGCGCGGCTGGCCGATCCGCGCAATGTCGGGCCGGGGCTGCTGATCATCGCGGGGTCGCTGGTCGCCCTGGTGGCGACGCGGTTCATCCGGGCGGAGCAGGACCGCAAGGCGTATCAGCGGTACTACTCGGCGACTTGGGGGTGA
- a CDS encoding TetR family transcriptional regulator, translated as MREALVAAAFQLFLERGYEQTTVDDIVALAGVGRRSFFRYFPSKEDVVFPDHERCLADMTAFLSAGEQDAEPVRRVCDAARLVLRMYAENPTFSVQRYRLTKQVPGLRAYELSVVWRYERALAEYLRARFAARRDGTLQADVIAAAVVAAHNNALRSWLRSDGRSDASATVDHALGYVQSAFGAAPAPRADEQPDDVVVVVSRRGAPLWRVVQEIETTLGRDSD; from the coding sequence ATGCGGGAGGCGCTGGTCGCGGCTGCCTTCCAGTTGTTCCTGGAGCGGGGGTACGAGCAGACCACGGTGGACGACATCGTGGCGCTGGCCGGAGTGGGGCGGCGGTCGTTCTTCCGCTACTTCCCGTCCAAGGAGGACGTCGTCTTCCCGGATCACGAACGGTGCCTGGCCGATATGACGGCCTTCCTGTCCGCCGGTGAGCAGGACGCGGAGCCGGTGCGCCGGGTGTGCGACGCGGCCCGTCTGGTGCTGCGCATGTACGCGGAGAACCCGACCTTCTCGGTGCAGCGCTACCGCCTGACCAAGCAGGTGCCGGGGCTGCGCGCCTACGAGTTGTCGGTGGTGTGGCGCTACGAGCGGGCGCTCGCGGAGTATCTGCGGGCGCGCTTCGCGGCCCGGCGCGACGGCACGCTCCAGGCCGATGTGATCGCGGCGGCCGTGGTCGCGGCGCACAACAACGCGCTGCGCTCCTGGCTGCGTTCGGACGGCCGCAGCGATGCGAGCGCCACCGTGGACCACGCGCTCGGCTATGTGCAGTCCGCCTTCGGCGCCGCTCCCGCGCCCCGGGCCGACGAGCAGCCCGACGATGTGGTGGTCGTGGTGTCGCGCCGGGGTGCGCCCCTGTGGCGGGTCGTCCAGGAGATCGAGACCACCCTGGGCCGCGACTCAGATTGA
- a CDS encoding DUF6629 family protein has translation MCWSAEADLIAGVGIAAVGVACVARARRVRDLPLAALPLLLGAHQMVEAAVWAGDGGTGPATVVWAVIALPLLPLWVPAAVLAAAPRPGLLVPLAAGVATAAALTYALATRPVRAEIRGHTVGYVLDLHHAELLIAGYLIATIGSLLLSGDRGLVGLGVLVAVGALICAALWRMEFVSTWCAFAAVCSVVLLGWVRKAPARA, from the coding sequence ATGTGCTGGAGTGCGGAGGCCGACCTCATAGCGGGCGTCGGCATAGCCGCCGTGGGCGTGGCCTGTGTGGCGCGGGCCCGCCGCGTCCGTGATCTGCCGCTGGCGGCACTGCCGTTGCTGCTGGGCGCCCATCAGATGGTGGAGGCGGCGGTCTGGGCGGGGGACGGCGGCACCGGCCCGGCCACGGTCGTCTGGGCGGTCATCGCCCTCCCCCTGCTGCCCCTGTGGGTACCGGCGGCAGTCCTGGCCGCCGCACCCCGGCCCGGACTCCTCGTCCCCCTGGCCGCCGGAGTCGCCACCGCGGCGGCGCTCACCTACGCCCTCGCCACGCGCCCGGTCAGAGCCGAGATCCGCGGCCACACCGTCGGCTACGTCCTGGACCTGCACCACGCCGAGCTGCTGATCGCCGGATACCTGATCGCCACCATCGGCTCGCTCCTGCTCTCCGGCGACCGAGGGCTGGTCGGCCTCGGGGTGCTGGTGGCGGTGGGCGCGCTGATCTGCGCGGCGCTGTGGCGGATGGAGTTCGTCTCGACGTGGTGCGCCTTCGCGGCCGTGTGCTCGGTGGTCCTGCTGGGCTGGGTGCGCAAGGCGCCGGCTAGGGCGTGA